The proteins below are encoded in one region of Euzebya sp.:
- a CDS encoding M24 family metallopeptidase has product MTTPMFDESEMRARAERARELMDAQGIDVLLATGDFSAGLNYYWFSGHQPRDYQLNFSRPHIMVLPRDGEPFLWIYNVNEQNARDLSWVADVVPYNPPFIGVDLAKELTARGFGDATIGAELGTDHRLAMPAAEFSSLVEALPDATFVDAGPLIWQLRMIKSDAELDYIRQADHINGEAHRLALARIKPGDSEVDVARAYGMAFVECGAVRPPYGQILVVSEAKSRALGHRARMMGPLAEFTLADGDLLFVDSGVVVEGYWGEFNRMGVVGDPTPAKVGHHDAIREIIRRAMAEALVPGRPFREIMEQMVGFALDLGYTRDHLAQYVGPPFFHLCHGIGLTSSEPPFVRMDSEDVLEPGMVLSVEAYIRADDVTFGSEEDVIITADGCDVFSDTDPGLIPIGVDR; this is encoded by the coding sequence ATGACCACGCCGATGTTCGACGAGAGCGAGATGCGCGCCCGCGCCGAGCGGGCCCGCGAGCTGATGGACGCCCAGGGCATCGACGTGCTGCTCGCCACCGGCGACTTCTCCGCGGGGCTCAACTACTACTGGTTCAGCGGCCACCAGCCGCGGGACTACCAGCTGAACTTCAGCCGCCCCCACATCATGGTGCTGCCCCGCGACGGCGAGCCCTTCCTGTGGATCTACAACGTCAACGAGCAGAACGCCCGCGACCTGTCCTGGGTCGCCGACGTCGTGCCCTACAACCCGCCGTTCATCGGCGTGGACCTCGCCAAGGAGCTGACCGCCCGCGGCTTCGGCGACGCGACGATCGGGGCCGAGCTCGGCACCGACCACCGGCTCGCGATGCCGGCGGCGGAGTTCTCCTCCCTGGTCGAGGCGCTCCCCGACGCGACGTTCGTCGACGCCGGACCGCTGATCTGGCAGCTGCGGATGATCAAGAGCGACGCGGAGCTCGACTACATCCGCCAAGCCGACCACATCAACGGCGAGGCGCACCGGTTGGCCCTCGCCCGGATCAAGCCGGGGGACTCCGAGGTCGACGTCGCCCGCGCCTACGGCATGGCCTTCGTCGAGTGCGGCGCGGTCCGCCCCCCGTACGGCCAGATCCTCGTCGTGAGCGAGGCCAAGTCCCGGGCGCTGGGCCACCGCGCCCGGATGATGGGGCCGCTCGCGGAGTTCACCCTCGCCGACGGCGACCTGCTGTTCGTCGACAGCGGCGTCGTGGTGGAGGGGTACTGGGGCGAGTTCAACCGGATGGGCGTCGTCGGCGACCCCACGCCGGCGAAGGTCGGCCACCACGACGCGATCCGCGAGATCATCCGCCGGGCGATGGCCGAGGCGCTCGTCCCCGGCCGACCGTTCCGGGAGATCATGGAGCAGATGGTCGGCTTCGCGCTCGACCTCGGCTACACGCGTGACCACCTGGCCCAGTACGTCGGCCCGCCGTTCTTCCACCTGTGCCACGGCATCGGGCTGACCTCGAGCGAGCCGCCGTTCGTGCGGATGGACTCCGAGGACGTCCTCGAGCCCGGCATGGTCCTCAGCGTCGAGGCCTACATCCGCGCCGACGACGTCACGTTCGGGTCGGAGGAGGACGTGATCATCACCGCCGACGGCTGCGACGTGTTCAGCGACACCGACCCGGGCCTCATCCCGATCGGGGTGGACCGGTGA
- a CDS encoding M20/M25/M40 family metallo-hydrolase, with protein sequence MTATSVLADVEALLLALLAVDTAVPDGETEVAPGDPRMIRAVDEVLMPLVDELAPDEVRRHADGEVAARFGPAGDDGLLVQTYVVSQHGNLMRDAHRPRIVDGAPLGLFGPTAVGQGANQNKGPMAAALRALATRPAGLARPVWLTFSLEGRSSHGGSRRLLDDLEVRAAAGVVCIGTDLAVSVANRGRADVVVEVAGASAHSSQPWLGRNPLEGVADVITALRTLPLPAAHPDLGGVTATPFRVEAWPVAPHTLPAGARVVVDRRLLPGEDPSAAVTQVRDHLAHRLGDRAGDVAVSAGEVMLPAQVDPASPLVVALLDGLRAAGVAEPRTITSKNTFDAGWACHRGIPTAMFGPGRRHFDAGVTATEAVALQDCEDAATALRHAMEALCC encoded by the coding sequence GTGACCGCCACCTCGGTCCTGGCCGACGTCGAGGCGCTGCTGCTCGCGCTGCTGGCGGTCGACACCGCCGTGCCGGACGGCGAGACCGAGGTCGCCCCCGGCGACCCGCGGATGATCCGGGCCGTCGACGAGGTGCTGATGCCCCTGGTCGACGAGCTGGCACCCGACGAGGTGCGCCGCCACGCCGACGGGGAGGTGGCGGCACGGTTCGGGCCGGCGGGCGACGACGGGTTGCTGGTGCAGACCTACGTGGTCAGCCAGCACGGCAACCTGATGCGCGACGCCCACCGGCCCCGCATCGTCGACGGGGCGCCGCTCGGCCTGTTCGGCCCGACCGCGGTGGGGCAGGGCGCGAACCAGAACAAGGGACCGATGGCCGCGGCGCTCAGGGCGCTCGCGACCCGTCCCGCCGGGCTGGCCCGGCCGGTGTGGCTGACGTTCAGCCTGGAGGGCCGGTCGAGCCACGGCGGGTCGCGTCGGCTGCTCGACGACCTCGAGGTGCGGGCTGCCGCGGGCGTGGTGTGCATCGGCACCGACCTGGCGGTGTCCGTCGCCAACCGCGGCCGGGCCGACGTCGTCGTCGAGGTCGCCGGCGCCTCGGCGCACTCAAGCCAGCCGTGGCTCGGCCGCAACCCCCTCGAGGGCGTCGCCGACGTCATCACGGCCTTGCGGACCCTGCCGCTGCCCGCCGCCCACCCCGACCTCGGCGGTGTGACCGCCACCCCGTTCCGCGTCGAGGCGTGGCCCGTCGCCCCCCACACCCTCCCCGCGGGCGCCCGCGTCGTCGTCGACCGGCGCCTGCTGCCCGGCGAGGACCCGTCCGCGGCCGTCACCCAGGTGCGCGACCACCTCGCACACCGGCTGGGGGACCGCGCTGGTGACGTGGCCGTGTCCGCCGGCGAGGTGATGCTGCCCGCCCAGGTCGACCCCGCCAGCCCTCTCGTCGTCGCCTTGCTGGACGGATTGCGGGCCGCTGGGGTGGCCGAGCCGCGGACCATCACGTCGAAGAACACCTTCGACGCGGGTTGGGCGTGCCACCGCGGCATCCCCACCGCCATGTTCGGCCCCGGCCGTCGCCACTTCGACGCCGGGGTCACCGCCACCGAAGCGGTCGCCCTGCAGGACTGCGAGGACGCCGCCACCGCCCTGCGCCACGCCATGGAGGCGCTGTGCTGCTGA
- a CDS encoding LLM class flavin-dependent oxidoreductase encodes MAADDVTSTRGIGLSLPNRGVLFGATTTEEMIALTERADASPHLDSVWVGDGLVAKARLESVVALSAIAARTSRVRLGVCCLATFPLRQPVLFAVQWASLDLLSGGRTQLAVCLGAPTARSGTNPFAELDAMGIRREDRVPRLEEGIAVLRALWAGPAAFDGTYTSFPEIDLQPRPVQQPCPIWIASNPNPAVLSPERYAAAIDRVGRLADGWQSTVVTPEDFGVRWAEVRESAGSFGRDPDAMTSSVHLMINLHDDVAAARAEAKTFLDTYYSMDVSDDVMDAWGAYGPPDVVLERLSAYVDAGLDVPILRFASYDQQGQLDRADAELLGQLRDLLGVTAAGRPA; translated from the coding sequence GTGGCCGCTGACGACGTGACGTCCACCCGGGGGATCGGCCTCAGCCTGCCCAACCGGGGGGTGCTGTTCGGTGCCACGACGACCGAGGAGATGATCGCGCTCACCGAGCGGGCCGACGCCTCGCCCCACCTCGACAGCGTCTGGGTCGGCGACGGGCTGGTCGCGAAGGCCCGCCTCGAGTCCGTCGTCGCCCTGTCGGCCATCGCCGCGCGCACCAGCCGGGTGCGGCTGGGGGTCTGCTGCCTGGCGACGTTCCCGCTGCGCCAACCGGTGCTCTTCGCCGTGCAGTGGGCCAGCCTCGACCTGCTGAGCGGCGGCCGGACGCAGCTGGCGGTGTGCCTGGGCGCCCCGACCGCGCGCAGCGGGACGAACCCCTTCGCCGAGCTGGACGCGATGGGCATCCGCCGGGAGGACCGGGTCCCCCGGCTGGAGGAGGGCATCGCGGTGCTCCGCGCCCTGTGGGCCGGCCCCGCCGCGTTCGACGGGACCTACACGTCGTTCCCCGAGATCGACCTGCAGCCCCGCCCGGTCCAGCAGCCCTGCCCGATCTGGATCGCGAGCAACCCGAACCCCGCCGTGCTGTCGCCGGAGCGGTACGCGGCCGCGATCGACCGCGTCGGACGGCTGGCCGACGGGTGGCAGTCGACCGTCGTCACGCCCGAGGACTTCGGCGTCCGGTGGGCCGAGGTGCGCGAGAGCGCCGGCTCGTTCGGCCGGGACCCCGACGCGATGACGTCGTCGGTGCACCTGATGATCAACCTCCACGACGACGTCGCGGCAGCCCGGGCAGAGGCCAAGACGTTCCTCGACACCTACTACTCCATGGACGTCTCCGACGACGTCATGGACGCCTGGGGCGCCTACGGCCCGCCAGACGTGGTGCTCGAGCGGCTGTCGGCCTACGTCGACGCCGGCCTCGACGTCCCCATCCTCCGCTTCGCCAGCTACGACCAGCAGGGGCAGCTCGACCGCGCCGACGCCGAGCTGCTCGGCCAGCTCCGCGACCTCCTCGGCGTCACCGCGGCTGGACGCCCGGCGTGA
- a CDS encoding gamma-glutamyltransferase family protein, with protein sequence MTPTPPPAPRGMVASQHHLAVDAALTMLDAGGTAADAAVAAAAVLTVVDPRSTGLGGDLFALYWAPGADAPTGLEAVGTAPAGLTPDAIRAAGHTRMPVDGPWSITTPGAPAGWTTLLERYGKLDVATVLDPAIRLARDGFVVSAAVADEWTGAVAKLTRDEAATATFLPGGRPPTAGETFALPDLADTLETFAAHGADPFYRGPLAERIGEAVQRLGGPLTAEDLAAWTGPRWVTPLSVRFRDLDVWEMPPPGQGLVVLQALATLHGLDVGDVVTQDHQAIEALKWAFADANDHIADPDLADVDVDRLLSDDHLAERRRQIADGVVVEADVGRPSDTVYVAVADDEGGSCSFIQSVYDGFGSGVVVPGTGMALQNRGSGFVLRDGHPNAPAPGKRPYHTIIPSMLSRDGAFVGCMGVVGGYMQPQGQVQVLRNLTDRRMTAQEACDAPRFRVYRGREVALEDGYAPTTREGLAARGHDLPPLHPHERGGAQLVLRTDDGYVGGSDHRKDGVARGR encoded by the coding sequence GTGACCCCCACCCCACCACCGGCACCGCGCGGCATGGTCGCCTCACAGCACCACCTCGCCGTCGACGCCGCCCTTACGATGCTCGACGCCGGCGGCACCGCAGCCGATGCCGCGGTCGCCGCCGCGGCCGTCCTGACCGTGGTCGACCCGCGATCGACCGGTCTCGGCGGTGACCTCTTCGCCCTCTACTGGGCGCCGGGCGCCGACGCGCCGACCGGCCTCGAGGCCGTCGGCACGGCCCCGGCGGGGCTGACCCCGGACGCGATCCGCGCCGCCGGCCACACGCGCATGCCGGTCGACGGTCCGTGGAGCATCACCACCCCCGGGGCACCGGCTGGCTGGACCACCCTGCTCGAGCGCTACGGCAAGCTCGACGTGGCCACCGTCCTCGACCCGGCCATCCGCCTCGCCCGCGACGGGTTCGTCGTCAGCGCGGCCGTGGCCGACGAGTGGACCGGCGCGGTCGCCAAGCTGACCCGCGACGAGGCCGCCACCGCCACCTTCCTGCCGGGGGGTCGTCCGCCGACCGCCGGCGAGACCTTCGCGCTCCCCGACCTCGCCGACACGCTCGAGACCTTCGCCGCGCACGGTGCCGATCCGTTCTACCGCGGCCCGCTCGCGGAGCGGATCGGCGAGGCCGTCCAGCGCCTCGGCGGGCCGTTGACCGCCGAGGACCTGGCCGCCTGGACGGGGCCGCGGTGGGTCACCCCCCTCTCGGTCCGCTTCCGCGACCTCGACGTGTGGGAGATGCCTCCGCCCGGTCAGGGGCTCGTCGTGCTGCAGGCCCTGGCGACCCTCCACGGGCTGGACGTCGGTGACGTCGTGACCCAGGACCACCAGGCGATCGAGGCGCTCAAGTGGGCCTTCGCCGACGCGAACGACCACATCGCCGACCCGGACCTCGCCGACGTCGACGTCGACCGGCTCCTGTCCGACGACCACCTCGCCGAGCGGCGGCGCCAGATCGCCGACGGCGTGGTCGTCGAGGCTGACGTCGGACGGCCGAGCGACACCGTCTACGTCGCGGTGGCCGACGACGAGGGCGGCTCGTGCTCGTTCATCCAGAGCGTCTACGACGGGTTCGGCTCCGGCGTCGTCGTCCCGGGCACGGGCATGGCGCTGCAGAACCGCGGATCCGGGTTCGTCCTGCGCGACGGCCACCCGAACGCGCCGGCGCCCGGGAAGCGGCCGTACCACACGATCATCCCGTCGATGCTGTCGCGGGACGGCGCGTTCGTCGGGTGCATGGGCGTCGTCGGCGGCTACATGCAGCCCCAGGGCCAGGTCCAGGTGCTGCGGAACCTGACGGATCGCCGGATGACGGCGCAGGAGGCCTGCGACGCCCCCCGCTTCCGCGTCTACCGGGGTCGGGAGGTCGCCCTCGAGGACGGCTACGCCCCGACGACCCGGGAGGGACTGGCGGCCCGCGGCCACGACCTCCCTCCGCTGCACCCCCACGAGCGCGGCGGCGCCCAGCTGGTCCTCCGCACCGACGACGGGTACGTCGGCGGGTCGGACCACCGCAAGGACGGTGTCGCCCGTGGCCGCTGA